A DNA window from Tenuifilaceae bacterium CYCD contains the following coding sequences:
- a CDS encoding prolyl oligopeptidase produces the protein MQIKKTLIVLMAPILLFASCKNDATPKEEVIGPNKPNIINGILTPEVLWSFGRLGEFAVSPNNKTIAYTVTWYSIEKNKGNSELFVMNVDGSDKKQLTFTNAQEYNPQWVDESTLAFLSTEGGVSQVWTMSKDGSNLKKVEGYAEDINGFALSPDCKKLLFIAEVKVGKDVADLYPDLPKTSGMIYEDLMYRHWDTWEDSIFSHVFVADFSLGKLENVKDIMPNEPYDSPLKPFGGMEEISWNFDGSAVAYTCKKLVGKEYSFSTNSDVYLYNLASGQTKNLTEGMPGYDMQPTFSPDGKKMTWISMERGGFEADKERLFVMDLETGAKTYLTKNFDYSAANILWTSDSKSIYFVSGVEATYQVYRMALTDEMPTAVTKGLHDYHSIALVGDNLVGSKCSIVKPDEIYRIDAKSGEETEISFINKDLLAQLTMPAVQRRWVKSTDGKMVHTWVILPPNFDSTKTYPALLYCEGGPQSAVSQFWSYRWNFSIMASNGYVVVAPSRRGTTTFGQAWTDQISKDHGGQEMRDLLCAIDEVKKEPWVNANKLGAIGASYGGETVFWLAGNHQKRFKAFIAHCGVFNAETEYMTTEEMFFDNWESGGAPWEADNKVAMHSFAQSPHKFVKNWDTPILIVHGGKDFRIPYTQGMAAFNAARMLGIPSRFLFFPDENHWVLKPQNGILWQREFKSWLDKWLK, from the coding sequence ATGCAAATTAAAAAAACACTTATTGTGCTTATGGCACCCATTCTTCTTTTTGCATCGTGCAAAAATGATGCAACTCCTAAGGAGGAGGTGATTGGACCGAATAAGCCGAATATTATCAATGGTATTCTTACCCCAGAGGTTCTATGGTCGTTTGGCCGTTTAGGGGAATTTGCGGTTTCTCCAAATAATAAAACAATTGCTTATACCGTAACATGGTATTCAATTGAAAAGAATAAGGGAAATAGCGAACTATTTGTGATGAATGTTGATGGTTCGGACAAAAAGCAGTTGACATTCACAAACGCTCAGGAGTATAATCCGCAGTGGGTTGATGAGAGCACTCTTGCATTCCTTTCTACCGAAGGAGGTGTTTCGCAAGTATGGACAATGAGTAAAGATGGATCAAACCTAAAAAAAGTAGAAGGATATGCTGAAGATATTAATGGATTTGCGCTTTCGCCAGATTGCAAGAAACTGCTTTTTATTGCAGAGGTGAAGGTTGGGAAAGATGTGGCTGATCTTTATCCCGATTTACCCAAAACAAGCGGAATGATTTATGAGGATTTAATGTACAGGCATTGGGATACATGGGAGGATAGCATTTTTAGCCATGTTTTTGTTGCAGATTTCTCGTTGGGCAAACTGGAGAATGTTAAGGATATCATGCCTAATGAGCCTTACGACAGTCCTCTAAAACCTTTTGGTGGCATGGAGGAAATTTCTTGGAATTTTGATGGAAGTGCTGTTGCTTACACTTGCAAGAAATTGGTCGGGAAAGAGTATTCGTTTAGCACCAATTCTGATGTCTACCTTTATAATTTGGCTTCGGGACAAACCAAAAATCTTACCGAGGGTATGCCGGGTTACGATATGCAGCCAACCTTCTCGCCTGATGGAAAAAAGATGACTTGGATATCGATGGAGCGTGGTGGATTTGAGGCCGATAAGGAGCGCTTATTCGTTATGGATTTAGAAACAGGCGCAAAAACTTATCTTACCAAGAATTTTGATTATTCTGCTGCAAACATTCTTTGGACGTCGGATAGTAAATCAATTTACTTTGTTTCGGGTGTTGAGGCTACCTATCAGGTTTACAGAATGGCTTTAACCGATGAAATGCCAACCGCTGTAACAAAAGGTTTACACGATTATCATTCTATTGCACTGGTTGGTGACAATTTGGTTGGTAGCAAATGTTCTATAGTAAAACCCGATGAAATTTATCGGATTGATGCAAAATCAGGTGAGGAAACGGAAATTTCCTTTATCAATAAAGATTTGCTGGCACAGTTGACCATGCCAGCAGTTCAACGCCGTTGGGTTAAATCTACCGATGGAAAGATGGTGCATACATGGGTAATTCTACCTCCAAATTTCGATAGCACCAAAACATACCCCGCTTTGCTTTACTGCGAGGGTGGTCCGCAAAGTGCAGTAAGTCAGTTCTGGAGTTACCGTTGGAATTTTTCCATCATGGCATCGAACGGCTATGTGGTGGTGGCCCCAAGTAGGAGAGGAACAACCACATTTGGACAGGCATGGACCGATCAGATTAGCAAGGATCATGGTGGACAGGAAATGAGAGATCTTTTGTGTGCGATTGATGAGGTGAAGAAAGAGCCTTGGGTTAATGCGAATAAACTAGGGGCTATTGGTGCAAGTTATGGTGGTGAAACCGTGTTCTGGCTCGCCGGAAACCATCAGAAACGCTTCAAAGCATTCATTGCGCATTGTGGAGTGTTTAATGCTGAGACGGAGTATATGACAACCGAGGAGATGTTTTTTGATAATTGGGAGAGTGGTGGTGCTCCATGGGAAGCTGACAATAAAGTTGCAATGCATAGTTTTGCTCAAAGCCCACATAAGTTTGTAAAGAACTGGGATACCCCTATTTTAATTGTGCATGGTGGAAAAGATTTCCGTATTCCATATACTCAGGGAATGGCTGCATTTAATGCTGCAAGAATGCTGGGAATTCCTAGCCGATTCCTTTTCTTCCCCGATGAGAACCACTGGGTTTTAAAGCCACAGAACGGTATTTTATGGCAAAGAGAGTTTAAGAGTTGGCTCGATAAATGGTTGAAATAA
- a CDS encoding glycosyl transferase — translation MNQTLSIIIPAYNEGKTITKILERVLAVSIDGIDKELVIVNDCSKDKTKDVLENFINENKNHNIKLFNHPVNQGKGAALHTGIKEATGEYIIIQDADLEYDPREYKDLLRPILEGNADVVYGSRFMGGNPHRILFFWHSIGNKFLTFVSNMFTNLNLTDMETCYKLFRADIIKGLKLKEKRFGFEPEVTAKVSRVPNVRIYEVGISYYGRTYAEGKKISAKDGFRALWCILKYNLFK, via the coding sequence ATGAACCAAACATTATCAATTATTATTCCCGCTTACAACGAGGGAAAAACTATCACCAAAATTCTCGAAAGAGTTTTAGCCGTTAGTATTGACGGAATAGATAAAGAACTCGTTATTGTTAACGACTGCTCGAAGGATAAAACCAAGGATGTGCTCGAAAACTTTATCAACGAAAACAAAAATCACAATATTAAACTATTCAACCATCCTGTAAACCAAGGCAAAGGAGCCGCTTTGCATACAGGAATTAAGGAAGCCACAGGAGAATATATAATTATCCAGGATGCAGACCTAGAGTATGACCCCCGCGAATACAAGGATTTACTACGTCCTATCCTAGAAGGCAATGCCGATGTGGTTTATGGATCTCGCTTTATGGGTGGAAATCCTCACCGAATACTTTTTTTCTGGCATTCAATCGGCAACAAATTCCTCACCTTTGTTTCAAACATGTTCACCAACCTCAACCTAACCGATATGGAAACCTGCTACAAACTTTTCCGGGCCGATATTATTAAAGGTTTAAAGTTGAAGGAGAAACGGTTTGGTTTTGAGCCAGAGGTTACCGCAAAAGTATCAAGAGTTCCCAATGTGAGAATATACGAGGTTGGCATATCGTACTATGGCCGAACATACGCCGAGGGTAAAAAAATTAGTGCAAAAGATGGATTCCGGGCACTTTGGTGTATTCTAAAGTACAACTTATTCAAGTAA